The genomic interval CAGTCCGCTCTTCAGCGCGCCGGCAGGCTGACTATTTTGGCTTTCGCATAGGAAGCCCTGGGTGTAGGGGACAAGGATGTCCGACAGCCGGTGCGCCACACGTGCACCGGCGTTTTGTTGAATGTTGGCTCGTGTTCAGGCACTTGACGACTATTCACACCGTTGAAGAACGTTGCCCTGCAATCCTGGATTCAGATCTTCGGGCCTGTTGAAAAACCCTAAGTAATATCATTGCGAGCGAAGCGTGGCAATCTCCGTATTTCACAATAGCCTTGATTGACATAGAGGCCGCCACGTCGCTTCGCTCCTCGCGATGACGACGTTCCGCGGTCCGTGGCTTTTTCAACAGGCCCCCTCGTCGGAATGACGCGCCCAAAGGCGCGTTTCTGTTGTGAATCATCCAACAATATCCGTAACATCAAATTCACTGCAACTCTGAGAGGTTATGATGAGACGATTATTGTTTGCGATATGTGTGTTTGTCGGTCTTGCAATTGTTCTTTCGATTGCCGCCTATGCGGGTGAGATTGCGCTCAGTTTCGATGATGCCCCGAAAGGCAATTCGGGCTACTACACGGGACTGAAGCGAACCGAAGTCTTGATTGACAAACTCGCCAGTCTTGGAATTCCCGAAGTTGTGTTCTTCTGCAATTCGAAAAAACTAGAGAATGATTCCGGTCGAGTGCGCATTCAAATGTATTCCGATGCCGGGCACTTGATCGCAAATCACAGCCACACGCATCCCGATCTTGACGGCATGGACGCACGAAGATTCATCAGAAATATCGAAGTTGCACATGACGTTCTGAAAGACTTCCCGACATTTGTGAAGTGGTTCCGGTTTCCGTATCTGCACGAAGGCAGAACTGAGGCTGCGCGAGATAGTGTCCGCGGAGCGCTTGTGAAGATGGCTTACGAGCAGGGATATGTCACGGTCGACAACTATGATTGGTATCTCGACAAGCGTTTGAGCGACGCGATTCGGGATAGTCTGACAACCGATATCGATAAGCTGCGAGATATCTATGTCGAAATGTTGTGGAGCGCGATCCAGCATTTCGATAATATAGCAGTCGAGACACTTGGCCGGTCGCCAAGACATGTGCTGCTTCT from Candidatus Zixiibacteriota bacterium carries:
- a CDS encoding polysaccharide deacetylase family protein, producing the protein MRRLLFAICVFVGLAIVLSIAAYAGEIALSFDDAPKGNSGYYTGLKRTEVLIDKLASLGIPEVVFFCNSKKLENDSGRVRIQMYSDAGHLIANHSHTHPDLDGMDARRFIRNIEVAHDVLKDFPTFVKWFRFPYLHEGRTEAARDSVRGALVKMAYEQGYVTVDNYDWYLDKRLSDAIRDSLTTDIDKLRDIYVEMLWSAIQHFDNIAVETLGRSPRHVLLLHENDVAALFIDDLVNRIRENGWKIISPTAAFQDSIAYHLPDVLMLGQGRVAAIAHEMDYQGPLWHESEDTDYLDSLLAAEEVFE